A region of Solibacillus isronensis DNA encodes the following proteins:
- the yqeH gene encoding ribosome biogenesis GTPase YqeH: MNEMPQCIGCGTVIQTEDKNGLGYAPASSLEKEMIICQRCFRLKNYNEIQPVSLTDDDFLRILNGLGQQQGLIVKIVDIFDFNGSWLPGLHRFVGNNPVLLVANKADLLPKSVKEKKVINWLKREAKALGLKPVDVKLVSAHKGMGMQEVVAAIEEYRNGKDVYVVGCTNVGKSTFINRIIKQATGEGEIITTSHFPGTTLDMIGIPLDDGSSLYDTPGIINHHQMAHHIDSSELKYIMPKKEIKPKVYQQNPGQTLFIGALARFDFIQGERSAFTVHVANDLPIHRTKLERADQLYEEHKGELLAPPTSKHIDQLPPLVRHEFSIKEPKTDVVISGLGWITVQHANVVVAAHAPKGVEVFIRPSLI, translated from the coding sequence ATGAATGAAATGCCACAATGTATTGGCTGTGGAACAGTGATTCAAACTGAAGATAAAAATGGATTAGGGTATGCACCTGCATCCTCGCTGGAAAAGGAAATGATTATTTGTCAACGTTGTTTCCGTTTAAAAAACTATAATGAAATCCAACCTGTTAGCTTAACGGATGATGATTTTTTACGTATTTTAAACGGTCTTGGTCAACAGCAAGGTCTGATCGTGAAAATCGTGGATATTTTCGATTTCAATGGCAGCTGGCTACCAGGTTTACACCGATTCGTTGGAAATAATCCGGTTCTTTTAGTAGCAAATAAAGCAGACCTTTTACCAAAATCGGTAAAAGAAAAGAAAGTAATCAACTGGTTAAAACGTGAAGCGAAAGCACTTGGATTAAAGCCGGTTGATGTGAAGCTTGTTTCGGCACATAAAGGAATGGGCATGCAGGAAGTCGTTGCAGCGATTGAAGAATACCGTAACGGCAAAGATGTATATGTTGTAGGTTGTACAAATGTCGGTAAATCGACGTTTATTAACCGTATTATTAAGCAAGCTACAGGTGAGGGAGAAATTATTACAACTTCTCATTTCCCGGGAACTACGCTTGATATGATTGGCATTCCGCTTGATGACGGATCATCTTTATATGATACACCTGGTATTATCAATCACCACCAAATGGCACACCATATCGATTCGAGTGAATTAAAATATATTATGCCGAAAAAAGAAATTAAACCAAAAGTGTATCAGCAAAATCCTGGACAAACACTATTTATCGGTGCTCTTGCCCGTTTTGATTTTATTCAAGGAGAGCGTTCGGCATTTACTGTACATGTTGCAAATGATTTGCCGATCCACCGTACGAAGCTGGAACGTGCGGATCAATTATATGAAGAACATAAAGGTGAGTTACTGGCACCTCCAACGTCTAAACATATTGATCAATTACCGCCATTAGTGCGTCACGAGTTTTCGATCAAAGAACCGAAAACAGATGTAGTTATTTCAGGATTAGGCTGGATTACAGTACAGCATGCCAATGTTGTCGTAGCAGCACACGCACCAAAAGGCGTAGAAGTATTCATTCGTCCATCGTTGATTTAA